A single region of the Salicibibacter cibi genome encodes:
- a CDS encoding aconitate hydratase — translation MGMNVTQKLISDHLVSGEMKQGEEIGLKIDQTLTQDATGTLVMLELEAMGIDQVKTEVSAQYVDHNLIQEDHKNPDDHLFLQSATQRFGIHFSKAGNGVSHPVHMQRLGKPGKTLVGSDSHTCAAGSLGMLAIGAGGMEVAMAAAGKPFYVKMPQVWGVKLTGDLPDWVSAKDVILELLRRHDVKGGSGKIIEYYGPGVKKLSAMDRHVIANMGAELGATTSVFPSDENVKDFLTAEQRGGDWTALEADADATYDINEEINMSELEPLIAKPSSPGNVVPVREVAGEPVYQTYIGSSANPGYRDFAIVAQIVKGRTIAEGVSLDVNPSSRQTLSDLIKTENLFHLIDAGGRLHQAGCNGCIGMGQAPASGKNSLRTVPRNFPGRSGTREDSVFLCSPEVAAAAALTGKITDPRDLDMDYPTVDMPEPTINNDLLDEPLPLEQARQVTIEKGPNIASIPDFDRLPDELEIPVGLKVGDNISTDEILAGGGRVLPYRSNLPEISKFTFEKVDETYYDRAMELKEQGGHAIIGGSNYGQGSSREHAALAPRFLGLRVVIAKDIARIHWQNLPNFGVLPLTFVNEADHDKIQQGDVIKLTNLRESIQQSNKMNVEVNGKKTIEAQHGLSERQIEILLEGGLINWVKKGEVPS, via the coding sequence ATGGGAATGAATGTTACACAGAAATTGATCAGCGATCACCTTGTTTCCGGAGAAATGAAACAAGGTGAAGAGATCGGCTTGAAAATTGATCAGACGTTAACGCAAGATGCAACCGGAACACTTGTGATGCTTGAGCTTGAGGCGATGGGCATCGATCAGGTGAAAACGGAAGTTTCCGCGCAGTATGTCGATCACAATTTAATTCAGGAAGATCATAAAAATCCCGATGATCATTTGTTTTTGCAAAGCGCGACGCAACGATTCGGCATCCATTTTAGCAAAGCCGGGAATGGGGTGAGCCATCCGGTCCATATGCAACGACTCGGCAAGCCGGGGAAAACGCTCGTAGGTTCGGACAGCCATACGTGTGCGGCCGGTTCTCTCGGAATGCTAGCCATCGGTGCCGGCGGAATGGAAGTTGCCATGGCGGCCGCCGGAAAACCTTTTTATGTAAAAATGCCGCAAGTATGGGGCGTGAAGCTGACCGGCGATTTGCCGGATTGGGTGAGCGCAAAAGATGTGATTCTGGAATTGTTGCGCCGTCACGATGTTAAAGGCGGCAGCGGCAAAATCATTGAATATTACGGTCCCGGCGTGAAAAAGCTTTCGGCGATGGATCGTCACGTGATCGCCAACATGGGGGCGGAACTCGGGGCAACGACGTCTGTTTTCCCGTCGGATGAAAACGTGAAAGACTTTTTGACAGCTGAACAACGCGGGGGTGATTGGACTGCGTTGGAGGCAGACGCGGATGCCACGTATGATATTAATGAAGAGATTAACATGTCCGAATTGGAGCCGCTCATTGCGAAGCCGTCCAGCCCCGGCAACGTCGTGCCGGTTCGCGAAGTCGCGGGTGAACCTGTCTACCAAACGTATATCGGTTCATCCGCTAACCCGGGTTACCGCGATTTCGCGATTGTGGCGCAAATTGTTAAAGGCCGCACGATCGCCGAGGGCGTATCCCTCGACGTGAACCCGTCATCGCGGCAGACGTTGTCGGATCTCATCAAAACGGAAAATCTGTTTCATTTGATTGATGCCGGCGGACGCTTGCATCAGGCCGGTTGCAACGGTTGTATCGGTATGGGGCAAGCGCCTGCATCCGGGAAAAACAGTTTGCGTACGGTGCCGCGGAATTTCCCCGGCCGTTCGGGGACGAGAGAAGACAGCGTCTTTTTATGCAGCCCCGAAGTAGCAGCAGCGGCAGCTTTAACCGGAAAAATCACCGATCCGCGTGATCTTGATATGGATTATCCAACTGTCGATATGCCGGAGCCGACCATTAACAATGACTTGCTTGATGAACCACTTCCGCTCGAACAAGCGCGGCAAGTTACGATCGAAAAAGGACCGAACATCGCTTCGATCCCGGATTTTGACCGCCTCCCGGATGAACTGGAAATTCCGGTCGGCCTTAAAGTCGGCGACAATATTTCCACGGACGAAATTCTTGCCGGTGGTGGACGGGTGCTCCCTTATCGAAGCAACCTTCCGGAAATTAGTAAGTTCACCTTCGAAAAAGTCGATGAAACTTATTATGACCGGGCAATGGAACTAAAAGAACAAGGCGGTCACGCCATCATTGGAGGCAGCAACTACGGGCAAGGGTCCAGCCGTGAACACGCCGCCCTCGCACCACGGTTTTTAGGGCTGCGAGTCGTCATCGCGAAGGATATCGCCCGTATCCATTGGCAAAACCTCCCCAATTTCGGTGTGTTGCCGCTCACATTTGTCAACGAAGCCGATCACGACAAAATCCAGCAAGGCGACGTGATCAAGCTGACAAACTTGCGGGAATCCATCCAGCAATCCAATAAAATGAACGTCGAAGTCAACGGCAAAAAAACGATTGAAGCCCAACACGGCTTGTCCGAACGCCAAATCGAAATTTTGCTCGAAGGCGGTTTGATCAACTGGGTGAAGAAGGGTGAAGTGCCGAGTTAA
- a CDS encoding PucR family transcriptional regulator, which produces MRTVEEILQRPMFESAHVVNQKADLKRDVRWVHVLEITEFETLLRGNEMILSTGVALDGRGVDYVKKLIANDVACLCIELGEHFSAVPKDMIELADTHQFPIIVFTSIVRFVDITHDVHAELINSQHHQLSELDRLSNEFHQLTLHAHGNMKILKKLQSVTDRELIFLPTDDTSYFLPALDKQEQTRVRSEVHKTSTAAENNGSWFDEKRQKSFRLKPIEAMGQKWGFVLMRSCVPLTSFETHALDRATASLAQNLLRIFYTEEKKLLAEHSWIHDLIEQKIKTENEALSKLYKSINSDLTYRICVVKMSEPSDQSTDTRALQYQAMRHIRSLFQKHGLESFITISQNNTFLVLSVDKQFDDQEKKRIAKTVAQLEKTSQNFHLHLFTSQTYHKLLEAHLAFQEAENVMKLDNMQTNATFHFYEDIGAYQLLLKLDDVTINGFIHTYLSPLLRYDRDKNSTLLHTLHVYLKLNCSKQQSAQELQIARQTLYQRLDKIEQLLGWELTTNPHVRVATEVAIAAYHLTRH; this is translated from the coding sequence GTGCGTACGGTCGAAGAAATTTTACAGAGGCCAATGTTCGAAAGTGCCCATGTAGTCAATCAAAAAGCAGACCTAAAACGGGATGTACGTTGGGTCCATGTATTGGAAATTACGGAATTTGAGACCTTGCTCCGGGGAAATGAAATGATTTTAAGTACCGGGGTAGCACTTGATGGCCGAGGTGTTGATTATGTTAAAAAATTGATCGCCAATGATGTTGCCTGCCTATGCATTGAATTGGGAGAACACTTTTCTGCTGTCCCTAAAGATATGATTGAACTTGCAGACACACATCAATTCCCCATCATTGTTTTTACATCGATCGTCCGATTTGTCGATATCACACACGATGTTCATGCAGAACTTATTAATTCCCAACACCACCAATTATCTGAACTTGACCGATTATCCAACGAATTTCACCAATTGACGCTGCATGCTCACGGCAATATGAAAATACTAAAAAAACTTCAATCGGTTACTGACAGAGAACTTATATTTTTACCAACGGATGATACTTCTTATTTTCTCCCGGCTTTAGATAAACAAGAACAGACCCGGGTAAGGTCTGAAGTGCACAAAACAAGTACGGCGGCTGAAAATAATGGTAGTTGGTTTGACGAAAAAAGACAAAAATCTTTCCGCCTCAAACCTATCGAAGCGATGGGTCAAAAGTGGGGATTTGTTTTAATGCGTAGTTGTGTGCCCTTAACATCATTTGAAACGCATGCGCTAGATCGAGCAACCGCTTCACTAGCCCAAAATCTCCTTCGCATCTTTTATACGGAAGAAAAGAAACTTCTTGCTGAACACTCTTGGATTCATGACTTAATCGAGCAAAAAATCAAAACGGAGAATGAAGCTCTTTCTAAATTATACAAATCCATAAACAGTGATTTAACTTATCGTATTTGTGTTGTCAAAATGAGCGAACCCTCGGACCAGTCGACAGATACACGAGCTTTGCAATATCAAGCGATGCGTCATATTCGTTCTCTTTTCCAAAAACATGGGTTGGAATCATTTATCACTATTTCCCAGAACAATACATTTCTTGTGCTTTCTGTAGATAAGCAATTCGATGATCAAGAAAAGAAACGAATAGCGAAAACCGTTGCACAACTGGAAAAGACTTCTCAAAACTTTCATTTACATTTATTTACCAGCCAAACGTATCATAAGCTTCTCGAAGCTCATCTAGCTTTCCAAGAAGCTGAAAATGTTATGAAATTGGACAATATGCAAACCAACGCCACGTTTCACTTCTATGAAGACATTGGCGCATACCAATTATTACTTAAATTAGATGATGTTACTATTAATGGTTTTATACACACTTATCTGTCTCCCCTTCTTCGTTACGATCGCGACAAAAATAGCACCCTCCTTCATACACTACACGTGTATTTAAAACTCAATTGTTCCAAGCAACAATCGGCGCAAGAGTTACAAATTGCACGACAAACCCTCTATCAACGTTTAGATAAAATAGAGCAACTTCTGGGGTGGGAATTGACCACAAATCCCCATGTGCGTGTGGCTACGGAAGTGGCTATTGCAGCCTATCATTTAACTAGACATTGA